Genomic window (Chelmon rostratus isolate fCheRos1 chromosome 15, fCheRos1.pri, whole genome shotgun sequence):
GACATTACCTTGATAAAGGTATTGATTGAGGCTGATCAAAATCCAACCCTCTCTTTACTGTGCTCTATTGTTTTGTCCAACTCTGTGTGCTagtgctgcagcactgctctCCTTATTTACAGCCAGGCTGCAAACATCAGTGACAATCAGAGTgtgataatgtgaaaaaaaaaagggactgTGAGTGCAAACACTGAGGTTAGCAGCATgcaaaaaactgtaaaacatatCAGAACATTCATCACAGTATGAGCGGTTAAGATTCTGGACTTGGCAGTTTGTTGGCTCAGCTTCGGGTTAGGCTTGGGACCAAGCTGAAGATGAGCTGCAAGCTACAACAACAAACCATCATCAAAGCTATGCAGATGTTTTAGTCTTTGACAGCCAGAAGGGAGCATAAATATTCTGACCGAGTAAATACACCAGACATCACACTAAACAGCATTTTAGattgaatttttattttcatgattttcatatttatagtttttttcttatttctttatgtttgaAAATATGACACGAAAGATAGTTCATGTAAatgttgctgatgttttttcatgttgtgaaatgtaaaaaacgTGCAATAATTTAACGATCATGTGAAAAAACTTGCAGCACCTTTGGCCTATTCTCAGGGCGTCCCAAGCTGGCGTGGCGTGCTTCAGGAAGCACCTGTCTATTTCACCTCCCTTGGATTGTTTCCATGTTAGTGCAGTTTGTAGTTCCTCTGATCCTCCAGATACCCATAGACTTCTTCACAAGTGCTAACATtatgtactgtttttaattcagtCACCTGTTTTTTCAGATCATAAGAGGTTTGTGTCAGTGGTGTCCTGTTACACATCACCACAATTAGATAAAGCTACCATAGAAACtacaaaacacataaatacatgttgtttatttcaaaacatgtaGATTGGGAGGAAGTTCACATGATTGAAGGTTTGCTTGACAACCTCTATAGCAGAAGAAGAGAATGGACACACCCTCACTCGCCCACCACCCTAAGACAATAGAGAGAGAAGGTTTCTGAGTGATGGTTTTCTGCACTATAGAACTTTCTGCTTGTGTAAAAAAGGAGGATTAGAAGAAGCACCCGTCTGGATTAATAAGTCAACCTCtgttgtgttcctgtgtgtgtgtgtgtgtgtgtgtgtgtgtgtgtgccataaGGGTGGGGGTCAAATAGGCCTGGTGCATGTTGGCTGCGGgctcatgtttttgttcagttcaCTGTCAGATGAGAGGCTACGAACCCAGTTCCTAAcatcctaacacacacacacacacacacacacagtgtctgtcCAGCATGACATGATTTATGATAGGGTCTGCTCCTTCAAGGCCCACTCCGTAAAAAACGtcaagcacacactcacacacatagtCACAAAGGATCCAGTTCAATTCAGAGCCAATGACGTGAATTCCTGCCTATCAACCAGTcaagttttatttctttccatgtGTATCTGGACTCATATGATATAAACTCATATACTGATATAGACTTTAAAGTAATTTAATTAAAGctatttttttgtgaaatggaAGTCATCACAATATcgacatgtatgattccagtgaaaaatttccagtgagaaacatgttgtcttcacttagagactatttttccagaggagcacgGAGGACTGAtacagagcttcatcacatggagcaacaacgatcacctgaagctcagtatcagcagaaccaatgagcttgtaGTGGACgacaaatatggatgctgctgcaaagaagctacaaactctAAAACGTGGACGCTTTACACACATCTTCAGCTCGACAGCACAGATCTCCACAGTCAGCATAGattcaaggtggacgcccaagattagtgtcaccaattcagtatctgagcaaatgtgaaatatggtcacaatctgccttctgttcctgagtgatggtgctgaataatggccagaaaagagTGATGTTATGAGTgcagtcacagtgaagttgacctttgactttttggacattaaaatgtcatcaattcatcattttatccacTGAGACAtctgtgtgaaattttgtcatcaTTAGTGTATGAACTCTTGAGTTATGTCCAAAATGAGTTGtatgtggtcacagtgacctggGTCGTCCCACCACACTGACCACTGTCCACACACTTATATTTAGACAAGGCAACACACAGAGAATCCTGAAATCACCAGCAGGgaaccacttgctttaaaataccagagcaacaaggattgagttaactagttcctacattaagtgaccacagtcaggtggtcagaatcaaaTACCtgactgaaagtgaaatgctgtgatcATCTCTGCATTACatcaatgaaaacactaaagcacatataaattcagcacttagtttatttatgtatttcttgAAGAACATGAACACATCACTAACTCATTAggcttcagttgtgattttgagagaagCTGCTGGCAAGAGAGACTATTGGTCAGAGAGGGTGACTTTGAAAGTGAATagttaaaaaaagttaaaaatccAGTAGAtttatgggaaaatatttaaaaggcTGGAGAGAGGAGTAAAATACAGGAGAATCCTGGGAAAATTTGGAAGGTGGACAGATCCAAACAGGAGAATCCAAAAAATCCAATAATAGCAGAAGtccaggaaaacaaagcaaagatccAGAAACACTGGGAGGGGCTGGAATGCTTGATATACATGGTGCTGAGACAAACTGGCACTGagtgagggaaaacacaggaaggcTAATAAGGGACAGGTGAAAGTAATCAACAGTCccaacagcaggaaaacacacaaagacaggaagtaaagcaaaaagatgacacatgaggagagctctttaaacatgaaacaggaaataactaaaCTCAAATCCaaaaccatgacaacaacagcGTATAGCACAAAACACGTGTGTGAACAAGCCCCACACACAGCTTCAGGCTAATCATGTTCAATGCCATGCTGCTCGTATTGATGAGTGGCATGATGACAAACAGTGGGGAATAACTTGGTGTGTGGTGGTATTGACTGGTGTTACTGGTATTGATGCAGGATACCACCTTTGCCAGGATCTACCAGGATCTTTGCATTAATGAGGGCCTGGATTGGCCTGCTGTATCAAACCCCAGCGTGTGTTGCATGTCATTAACACCTTTGCTAGCTTTTTTTGTGGTCTTTCTTCTCTGTAGAACCTGCTCTCCTTCTATATgttttccttctccctctgctctcccctctGCAGGCCTCAGCCTCTGATGCCAGCAACCAGCCCTGTATGGCTAactctgcagcagtgcagccaAGCTAGTGAACTCGCCTGTGCTCCTATCAAATTCTTCCTCGTGCATTAGCaagagcagctttaaacatgAACAGACcgacaacagcaacagtttgctGTTGTCGGTCTGTTcatgtttaaagctgctcttGCTAATGCTGTACAGAAATGACAACAGGCAAGAAAGCTGAACATTAATATCCACGACTTGCATTAGATGACATGCACGCATCACGCATGCTGCAGATTTTTctgccatgaacacacacatgaaccaagattttaaagctgcactaataaTTATTTGTTATACAAAGAATGAATCAAATGAGTGCATGTGATGTGAAAGGGGTCCCTTGTCGTGGCAAACCCACTGATAACTCACTACGTCTGCAGTTTCCCTTCAGCTCTCTGGATCGttttagcacctttcagctcattgttttggttttggggCCCGCagctcctctgattggctcttaCTGCTCTCTGTTGTCAAACCGCCGTCTACCTGCTCAGCCGCAGACAGCACACATGATCGGAGACTAGCTGGATCTGGACATAGTGGAACGTTATGAATGCACAATTATTGGTTTTCATACTTTTTTATCCcatgtgtttatatatttgcttatttgactgttttgttgtgatttttaaGTCTTGAAAAATACTATTTAtggttttctatttttgtttcaacCTTTTTCTCTGCACTGCTTTAATCTTGCTCTGTGAAGGACTTGTTTAAAAGGTGCTATAAACATAAAGTTGAGTTGAGCTGAGAACACACTGGAGCAGTAACAGGTTGAAAGCGTCAGTGAATAAACTGATGTGCACACGCCTTGGCCCGGGATCAAGTCCAGTTAGGTGTCTTGCATAGTTTAATCCTTTTTGAAGGATCTGCATGTCCATCTTGGAAAGGATTGGAAACATGAGCGTGTCACCACCACCTGAAGGGCAGCTGACGCACCTCTGccactgcagtaaaacaacTATTAGATACTGTTGAAATGCATTCAGGGTAACATAACTCataaaacaacactgtcaaCCCTCCAGCCAGTATTGTCAATAAAATAACTCTGGTAGAATAGCTCGCTCATCAAATAGTGGCCAGCTGGCAGAAAACCGACCAGCAGATAAGCTTGCTCGCTGCAGTGCTAGCTTTACCGACCCTCGGCTTGCACTACATAGTGTATAGTGGTGTAGTGCAATGAGGAATTATTGTCCACAAATCAGTCGtgatcattttcatatttaCCAAGCTGTTGTAAGAATTGTCCTATGATGTTTAAGCTAATAAGAAAGCTGTTTGTTAACGAAAAAGTTACCGACTAATACTGTATATGTTCAACGGGGGGAGTTAGGAGAAAGTCACTGATGTTCAGCCAGACATTTCACTGTCCTTCAGACTATTTGTGCTGGTGCACACTGCCGCACTCCTAGTGTCTGACCTTacaactgtacacacacacacgcacacacacacacacacacacacacacacacacacacacacacacacacactttcatgtgcacacactccgACTGACTCTTCACCCCCATACACAAACGCCAGCTGGCCATACTTCCTGCCTGATCATTAGAGCCATTATGACTTTCCCCAAAAGTATGCAATGTTCATTTAGCTGCAGTGTAtcattaacttctgtgtggaaaCTGGTCTGAGGGGAATAGTTCCAGATCTTTGAGGCAGGCCTGAACTTACTGGTATGTTTGCCAGCAGCCCAAAGATCAGAGCAGGTAGGAAAACTTGGTATCACTGACCAGTTTCAGAAGGTTTCGTTTTACTCATCACACCATTTTACAGGGCTTTGCTACCTTGCATTTTCAAATTGGCACATAGTCTATCAATGCTATCTTAACACTGCAGAAACACCTTTAAAATACTTCAACCTATAGAGAAGTATGCATTTAACTCCAGCACTAAGCTGCAGTTGTTGATAAAATGTTGGAAGTTGACTGAGTTCGTACTGTTCCTAAAGATGAGTGAAGAGTTTTGCTATCATACAGCCGTCATCACTCTCACTGCATGAAGACTTTTAGTCCTGCTGgctcctgcccccccccccccccccccccccccccaccccccaccctcctcgGTCTTTTGAAgttctccccctccctcctgcaaGCGTTGTTTAAATACAGAGGAGCATGTCTCAGAGGTCCCACACTGTCGTTACCCGGCTCTTTTCAGCCGCTCTTTAATTGcataacacacatacaccagcTGGGCAAGGAATTCACAAGGTTAACTTCAAAGCCCGCTCTTCATATATTACTCcatagtttttcttttctccccgCTGTGCTGTCTCCCCTTCATCcatcctttctctctgtgtttgtcagagtATGAGGAGGAGTGGAGCGACTGGGCTCCCTGCAGCGTCACCTGTGGACATGGCACCCAGAAACGCACCCGTTCCTGCGGCTACGCATGCACCGCAACCGAGTCACGTACATGTGACCTGGAGAGCTGTGCCGGTAAGAAGCACAAACTTTGATGTGGCAAGATTGTAAAGTTTCACATGTGTGTTGAAGTCCAGCATGGACCACAGTGCAGACTGTGAACATGTAGCTGGAGAGGTGTCAGTTCACCTCCTGGCCACTGCcgaggtgcccttgagcaaggcatgGGAATTGATAAAATAATTTGTCTACTTCTTAACAATTTTAAATGAAGGGATTTTAATAAAAGATGTAACATAAATCATTACTTTCCTCATCAGACATCAATCACCTGAAAATCAGCCATCCGATCTGACAAGAAGAGGGATACCTTAAAGGTGTAGTGTGGGGGACTTtgtgacatctagtggtgaggaTGCAAATTGCAACCAACTGATCACCCCTAACTTCACCCTCCCCTTTGGTGGCTTCGAAAACGCACACGCTCTGTCAAGAggcagtgtttgatttgtccattctgtgctgctgtagaaacatggcagtgcaacacaGCGGCCTCTGTGAAAGAatacctcctctctctgttgatATAAAGAGCTCAATTTAAGgtaccaaaaacaaaatgtaagcAGGCCTATAATTCTAAACTTGAACTGTGAATAATCATCCACCTTTACAGGTATATACAGCTGAGTATCATCCGCGTAGCAGTGGAAATTAAGTCCATATAATTTGTCCAAGAGGTGGaaattaaagagagaaaagcagaggacCATGAACAGAGCCCTGGGGTACTCCATATTTCACATCAGAACAAACCTTTAGTTAGGTGAGTCAGGTGAGAGCCAGGCCTAGCGGTGCTAATGTAGgtttaaaatattcaaacatcagctttgcaaatgttttaaaaagaaacttaAAACATTTGTTCAACCTCAAGGATACATACAGTGGGATTTGGTGAGAAATATTGAATGTAAACACAACTATGCTTTGTTTACAGGAGAATTGTCATTCTTGACTTCATTACattgttgtatatttatttttgtgctaaTGGAGGCCCACCCCAGCACCCCAAGGTTTCGTGCTGAGGTGCAGTTGcatcctctcactctctgccaGTGAAGTGGccattcagactgaaaaaatGACCTGCATTAAAGCAGCACCTGGTGGGGTGGGGACGCGTTTCTTCAGGTCTCGATGGAATTCAATCCAAGAAGTTCAGCTTGAGTAATAGATTGAGAAAGTTCGTCAGGTGCTGAAACACTGTTTAGAGGTTTCTAAAACTCACAGACAGGATTTGACAACTCTCAAATTTTAATACGGTGAAAATTTGGTTGATGGCGAAGAGCACTTTTTGATGATAGCGAGGTAAACAGTGTTGGCTAATGCAGCACCTTGATGGATGGTGTCGGACTGCGTTGCAACAAAAGCTGAGCTGAGGGGCCTGCATCTTTTTGTGCAGAGCTAAAAATGTAGCTTGTGTGGATGCTACCTCACTACTACAATGCTATTATAAAATAGCTAAGCTactaaaatgctgtttgtttctgaaaacaGCGATGCTACCACCACTATTCTGAGAAATGTAGTAGTAACGCCGCTACTTTTAGCACTGCCACTGCCCAACACTGTTCATGCTTACTATTcctatttttttcattaatgtgtatgtaCAATGCcagtatgtgtttgtattcatGTTCATCAATATGTATTGTAAAAAAGCCACTTTTAGACAAATGGCTCCATTCTTTCCCCCTCTGTCCTGTAGATTCTGCGATTTCAGTGACTGAACTGACACCCATCCAGACGGCCAACAGCACAGACTCCCTGGACACAAGTATGTATGGAGTGTGTGGGTCAAGTGCATGTGTTGTTTCATGCATCCAGAGTCTAGAGGCAACAGGTTGCACTCCATGTTTTCAGCCGGTGTTGGCGTGTACATGAAACATTATGGTCCGTTCAGTGGTGGGTTACAAACTCAGTCACACTGTGCGTGCCTGGTTTTGATATTTATAAATCTCCCTTCCTGGCGTGCTGAGAGCTGCTCCGCTGAGTGTGTTGATGAAGCACCGACCACGCCTCCCAGAAATGTTTGAATTGCTTTTTAGTTTCCATTTTATTGCTCTCCTGCTGCGATGCACCAGCCAGAGAACATGATAGTTTGTCTCACTCTGCAAACATAACAAAGGATACAGCGGGAGAGGAGAACACGATAGGTACTCTTCATTTTGGTAATCAaataagctaaaaaaaaaaaaaaaacaaacgccAAAAATATAGGCTTTCTCTTGCACGTTTTGTACTGTAACCATTACCTCTCAGCATGAGATAGTGAGAAGTGTATAGTGGCCATAATGTACCTGCATGAATGTGATTGGATGCTACCAATCGGCTAATGCAAGTACAACCTTGCTAGTAAGTCAGGTCCTTCCCTGTCTTTACAGCCTCATTGAGGAGAGTGACCATTGACAAATTAAGACAATTGTTTTCAGCCTATTTTGCttgctctccccctctctcttcttcaaATCAGTAAATTGAAAGCAGCTCAAAATACCAAGTCTGTAATTTAAGATTGAGTATATTCAGGTGCAGGATGAAGACCAAGATAATGATATGCTGATACcacatacatgtacagtatatttctactcttcaaaataaatgtctctgTGTCTTAGTTTCTGGTGTCCCTGTAGTGCATTTAATCTATTCCCAGGCCTGAGTGCACAACTTCAATGattcaacatttttcattttacaacaacagcaaaaacaggcTTACTGGTAAAATATACGAGTATTCATTGGTTTGCAAAGCCAGGCATCACATATCATCACAATTCACAAAGGAAGTAATTACAGTACTTTCACATCTAGCTGAAACTGTTGGGAATATGTTGACTCAAGAAAACTAGCTGAACAATGGTAATATTACTTGTAATGGTACTTTCTGTAATCAGTTCTAACTTTTCCAATTTTTCTCCCCAGATGTAGACAGCTGTGAGAAGTGGCTAAACTGCAAAAATGACTTCCTCCAGAAGTACCTGCACCAAGTGCTCACAGGGCTCCCCAGCTGCCCCTGCTCCTACCCGTCTGAGGCCGTTTACAGTGTCGTCAACATCCAGGACGCCAAACTTCGCAAGACCTACCGCTGGAGAGATGCGAGCGGACCCAAAGAACGCCTGGACATCTATAAACCTTCAGCAAGATTCTGCATCCGCTCAATGCTGTCATATGATAGCACAACTCTGGCAGCGCAGCACTGCTGCTACGATAATCAGATGAGACTGATAACACGAGGGAAAGGAGCCGGAGCGCCAAATTTGATCAGTACAGAGTTCTCACCGGAGCTGCATTACAAGGTGGACGTACTACCTTGGATCTTGTGCAAAGGGGACTGGAGTCAGTTTCACTCAGTAAGGCCACCCAATAATGGACTGGACTGTGCAGATAACCCCCCTGAACAAGTGTTTCAGATGGAACTTAAAGAGGCCAGGGAGTACTGACACTGTGGAGTTGTAGAGTCATAAGAAGTGATGACAACAGGGAGACGTACACGGTGGCTGGTAGCTCAAATCACCATTTCTCTTGTCCATTGCTCCATCCcgcacaaagactgaaaactgaGCTACAGTATTAATGCAGTGCTTCTGTAGTCCACTCGCTGTGCATGAACTCCTGCCAGCTTTGGTGCAGTTCCAAGTTTTGTCATTGTAACCTTATGGCCTCCTCCATCAGTTGACATTTCAGCAACTCAGTAAAGGGaaacttttttcaaattaaatgaatatgAATGGAGGACAAGGACAATTAATACCGGTGGAATGTTTTTATACTCAAATGTGGACTGTTCACagcaacaaaactgaaataacaCTGGTGTTAGAACCATTGCAAGGACAATGAAAGTCAATGCTGAAGTGTTGGAAAGTATTCTCTTCTTGTCAACTAATCCCTGTACCTGTATGTTGCTGCTACTCTGTTGGGATGTGCTGAGCTGAGGTGAATGTCTCTGGTGGCAGTggagtgtgtgtactgtatgggtgtccgagtgtgtgtttgtgtacggAGGATGAGCTTATTTATTGGCCCCTTAACTATTTTAATCAAATATAGTGTCCCAAAAAAGGAATTCCTGTCAAGCTGCTAAAGAGGAAATACAATTAAATGGACCTTTGGAATATAAATTGTCAAGTTGTTCATATTTACAAAAGAATCAGACAGAATTATTGCCAGAGCATGTCTGGAATTTTCTTCCGTCAGGGTTTGCTAGACAAGCAGGAAAACATACAGCTTCTGTTCTGTTCCATAAAATGCAGAGTAAGCATTTGAGATGCGAGTAGCCCCATCTTAACATGACATATATGTTGTACATGGCATCAGAAATCATGTGCACAATAAGCAGTCAATGCCATGCCTGAGTCCTTCCACCTTGgaactgcagtggaccaatgggaaacacagattcagacagccaggGATTCATTGCTAATATACATAAGCAACCAATTCTGTCAACCTGTTGGGTGGGGCTATGGCGAAACAAGGTATATCACTGGAGAAGCCAAATGCAGATCAGTGGTTAGCAGACGTTTGACTTTTTTcaaaattatttgtttttggttgCAAAGTTCCAAAAGGAGAAATGGTGAGACTTCATACAATGGCCAAGGATCTGAAAATCTGAGAGCCGAGCTGTAGCCTGCAGCAGCCATTTTTCCAGACCACCGCTTTGCCACGAAACGGATATATGAAAGTTACTGAAGCCAATCCTGCtccatccatttatcctggGGACACAGCAAGCATAAGCCAAAAGTGGTCAACcggtaagttttttttttttctcatgttttatccGTTGACTATGTCCAATCAGTTCTGCAGAGTGATGGATAGTGTTAGCCAATGTTAGCCTGCCAAACtacatgatgattcatgtcaaatgctgacaggactTGTATGACTGCTGACGAAGTAAGGCCTCTTCTTGTGTCTTTCCTTGTCTAGCCTGATAACACGTCTCAATCATTTTGCTCTCCTAGTGTCTTTTCCGAGTGACTCgaactgtgttttctgtgtctcaggATCATCTCCCTGAATCTACCTGCCAAGTCCGCCCAGCTCCATTCCCCCACCTGAAatcctgctgactcacctcaccttCCTGGATCTGCACGGATCATCTTCCAGTGAACAATTTACCTTTTGTGAcaacaaatcattttctttattcAAACCATCTGAGTCTGTGTCCCTCATTTGGAGTCCACAGTCTGGTCTAGAGGTCTAATGTTATCAATTTAAGCAATAAATCCAGATTAATTTTGATGTCTTGTCACTATTCACATAAAATGAAAGTTGTAAAATTGTCAGGTATGAGTAGTCCCATCTTAACATGACATGCGTGTCTTACATCATACATCATTTCCTTTGGCAAAAGACTTAAGGACCCCCTCCAGTGACAATCAAGTGTTAAATCAATCAAAATGACCGTGTTTAATAAAAGCTATGTCTACGGTAAACTCAGCAAGTTATTATCAACACTGGAGCCTGAGCAGTGGCTCAGGTAGAGCAGGTTGTCCACTAATCAGATGTTCAGTGGTTCGATCGTAGACTGGAGGAGCCGTGAAAGCCCAAAATGAACCCCAGATTGCTCCAGATGACTGtcccatcagtgtgtttgtgagtgaatGCAGCATGTGTTGAAAAGTGCTCTGACTGGTCAGTAGACTATGAAAACgctgtataaatgcagtccGTCTACCATTAGGGCAGACTGTGGCCTGAGATCAAACCCAAACCCATCACTGGTCCCATTGTGACTTTAATTTGCCTTTGCTGTACTTTGGCGATTCAAGCACCTCAAATTAGTTATGGTGCATTTTGGTGGGATGAAAAATCAGGAAGACATCCATGTCTGGAATACTGGGAAACATCC
Coding sequences:
- the ism2a gene encoding isthmin-2 codes for the protein MQRRDAARLWLLFLTAVAVSVGGFPTNLKKTSVRDQNSTAPVKVIAEHSHGDDHQTLQDLQQENLLQTLPSGPSTPRSRHRWSQHRHPGVLPLPEPEEDHELFILDLRNFPELANADMTSQNPNIQVTIEVVDDTQTETEVEMDLAKEGQRNDWSVSSSEWANSHKKLFWPLFWEYPEQAENELGRASLEEQSEDYNYDPEEPVLSGVGGDWGGQWNKDWDAKDNYEYEEEWSDWAPCSVTCGHGTQKRTRSCGYACTATESRTCDLESCADSAISVTELTPIQTANSTDSLDTNVDSCEKWLNCKNDFLQKYLHQVLTGLPSCPCSYPSEAVYSVVNIQDAKLRKTYRWRDASGPKERLDIYKPSARFCIRSMLSYDSTTLAAQHCCYDNQMRLITRGKGAGAPNLISTEFSPELHYKVDVLPWILCKGDWSQFHSVRPPNNGLDCADNPPEQVFQMELKEAREY